GGTCGACTCGATGCGTGAGCGGCCTCGACCCAGGCTCCTCTCACCTGATGGATTAGGCGTGGAGTCGCTCGGCGGTATCGGCGCATTTGCAGAGGCCATCCTCGTGAGGGAGGCATCCGTTGCAGTGGTCGGCTCGGATCTGCCTCCCCAGGTGGCATGTCTTCTCGGTTGCTGCATCAGTACAGGAGTCGGCGCGGTTATTCACGGCGCAAAGGTCGGACCAGAGGATACGGTTGCCGTAATCGGTTGCGGCGGTGTCGGAATAGCGGCCATTCAAGGTGCCCGGCTGGCTGGCGCACGACGAATCATCGCCATCGACGCCGTGCCGGCGAAGCTGGAGCTCGCCCGCAACTTCGGCGCCACGGACAGTGTTATCTCTTCACCCGACCCGACAGAAACACTCATTCAGGTCCGATCACTTCTTCCCCAAGGTGTCAGCCATGCAATCGAGGCGGTGGGCCGCAGCCAGACAGCGGAACTCGCCTTTTCGCTCCTGAGCCCGAACGGAACAGCCACCATCCTCGGTCTCATGCCCGCAGGGTCCGAACTGCGTATCCCCGCAGATGCGCTCGTCTACGGCGACCGACACCTGCAAGGCGCCTACATGGGCGCGAACAGGTTCCTCAGTGACGTCGACATGTTCACGGACCACTACCTGAACAACCGACTGGATCTCGATTCAATGGTTACTAAGGAACTGCCCTTCGAACGCATCAACGAGGGATTCGAAGCGATGTCGGAAGCGTCGACGATCCGAGTTGTGCTGAACATGACCGACAGGCAACCGTGATCCGGAAACTTTGAAGACCGTTCGGCAGCTGACTGTTACGCCGATCTCGATTTGATGTTGTGCCACGGCCAGCGCCGGAACGAAGGCTGCGCGACGGGGCGCCGCAAATCCTCCCGAACATAAACAGTCGAATGTCAGGGCTCAGCCCCTTCCGTCGCCGGTCATGGACGACAAAGACAACAACGAAACCAGAGGAGCACCTTAAATGACTGCTGAAGCACTAGCACGAATGACCGATATCACCCCCCACCTTGTCGAGCAACGCTCCTTTGTCGATGGCGCATGGCTGCAACTCGACGAAAACGGCCGCTACCTTACCAACCCAAATACGGGCGAACCCCGGCAGCCGATGCGAAAGACCGGAAAGGCTGAAGTCGAGCGCGCACTCGCCGCAGCGGCGGCTCTGCACGAGTCCGGGAAACTTGAAGACATCAAACTCCGGGACCGCCTTGAACTCCTGACCAAGGTAGCCGCATCTCTCGATGCCCAGAGCGAAGAAATCGCGCTGCAGGACAGCATCAACACGGGAGTCCCTATCCGGACCACCCGCCTGATTGCCGGTGCCCTCGGGGACAGAGTCCGGGGAACTATCGCTGAAGCGGAGCAGCTTGGCGAGTCGGAGACCCTGAACGGCGGTGACCGGTCTGTGGTCATCCTGCGCAAGCCCCTCGGCCCGGCCCTCATCGTTGGCCCCTGGAATGCCCCAACCTTTACCGTGGTAGGCAAGGTGGCGGCAGCAATGGCGGCTGGCTGCCCGGTCATCCTCAAACCCTCCGAGAACGCCCCCGGAGGTTGCCAACTCTTCGCCGAATCGATCGCCGCTGCCATGACCGAACTCAATTACCCGAGCGCCGCGTTTCAACTGGTTCACGGAAATTCGGAGACAGGATCACTGCTGACTTCGGATCCCCGCATCGAGGCTCTTTCATTCACCGGGGGCGATTCGGCAGGCCGCACGGTCGCGAAGGCTGCGGCGTCCAATCTCGCTGTCATGCAGATGGAGCTCGGATCCAACAATCCCGTGATCATTCTGGATGATGCCGATGTCAGCTCAGCGGCACAGTCCATTGTGCAGGGCATGACCCGTCTCAATGGCCAGTGGTGCGAGGCACCCGGCAAGGTACTGGTTGACGGGTCGATTCACGACCGCTTCGTTGAAGCTATGAAGTCCGAACTCAATAAGCTTCGGGTCGGAAATGCCTTGGACGAGACAACGCAAGTGGGTCCCCTGGCGTTTGAGCGGCAGCGTGATGGTTTGAAAGCCGCAGTGAATCGACTCCTCGAACTGGGGGGAACGCTGGTCACTGGCGGCGACCTACCAGATCTTAACGGCTGGTTCCTGGCACCGGGGATGATCGTCGGATGTCCCGCCGGCGCCGCCACGGAAGAACTCTTCGGGCCACTGGTCACGGTACATCCCGTGCATTCCGTTGAAGAGGCGCTTGGCCATGCAAACGGACCGGCAACCGGTCTTGATGCCTACGTATTCGGCGGTGACGAAACACGGGCCATCGACGTGGCATCCCGTATTCGTGCCGGGGAGGTCCGCATCAACGGCACGTTCATGAGCGACCTGGCCGGCAATTCGCGCCAGAGTTTCTGGGGTACCAGCGGTATTGGAGGCCACGGTCCCCAGTACGGCGTTCGCTTCTTTACCGGCGACCGCGTGGTTGGCGTGGACAGGACGGATTTGCCGCTCTAGGCGGCGTATCCGACCCCACCAAAGCGTAAGCGAGGCCCTGCGAGGCCTGCGACAGACATTCCAGAAACGTGACGCCTGGCTAAGGCGGAGGCTCCGCGTCCTCTCGGGCAAGCAGCAGGCCAGGGCCTGGCAACATGAGACGAGAAAGCCCTTCAATGACAGATACTTCAACGACAGATACGGTGCGGTTTTCACCGCTGAGTTTCCTTGAGGGCGCCACGGCGGCGATCCCGGCCTTTGGAAGCGACCTGGTCGATTTCCGTAGGGAAATGCACGCCGATCCTGAAGTCGGCCTGTATCTGCCCCGCAGCCAGGCCCGGGTCCTTGAGGCACTCAAGGGACTCGACCTCGAAATAAGCCTGGGAAAAGCGGCCTCGTCCGTGGTTGCGGTACTCCGGGGCGGGGCCACCCAGTCCCCCGTTGGGAGCCGTCCTACTGTACTGCTTAGAGGGGACATGGACGCCCTTCCTGTGGCAGAAAAAACGGGTATACCCTTTGCCTCGACCAATGGCGCAATGCATGCCTGCGGTCATGACCTGCATACAGCGGGCCTGATTGGTGCCGCCCGTTTGCTCTCGTCCGTACGTGACAACCTGACCGGCGACGTCATCTTCATGTTCCAACCGGGGGAGGAAGGACATGACGGGGCCCGCATCATGCTGGAGGAAGGCGTTCTTAACGCAGCCGGCAGGCGACCGGATGCTGCCTACGCCCTGCATGTCGTTTCAGACATGCCGTCAGGCGTGTTCACCACCCGGGCCGGTTCCTACATGGCAGCCTTCGGAGATCTGTCCGTCAAGGTTATCGGGCGTGGTGGGCACGGTTCGCGCCCCTTCCAGACTCTGGACCCCATACAAGTAGCTGCTGAAATGCTTGGCGCGCTACAGACGTACATCACCCGGCGATTCAACGTTTTTGATCCCGTGGTCCTGTCCGTGGGCCAATTCCATGGCGGTTCCGCCTCTAACGTCATACCTGATTCGGCGGAATTCAGGGCAAGCGTCAGATCTTTCAGCCCCGGTGTCGAAGCACGGCTCGCACAGGAGTTGCCGGATCTTATCCGGCAACTGGCGGCCGCTCATCAACTGACAGCCGACGCAACGTTCACTCCAGTTATGCCGGCCACCGTCAATCACGACAGTGACGCGGAACTCTGGGGCAGGACC
The window above is part of the Arthrobacter sp. D5-1 genome. Proteins encoded here:
- a CDS encoding Zn-dependent alcohol dehydrogenase; translated protein: MTTPILAAVLEKPGAPLRIRELLLDDPEDNEVLIRTERVGLCHSDLHYLKGSLDISLPAVLGHEVAGIVERVGSAVTRIKTGDRVVATVTPSCGACRNCISGRPTQCDRVDSMRERPRPRLLSPDGLGVESLGGIGAFAEAILVREASVAVVGSDLPPQVACLLGCCISTGVGAVIHGAKVGPEDTVAVIGCGGVGIAAIQGARLAGARRIIAIDAVPAKLELARNFGATDSVISSPDPTETLIQVRSLLPQGVSHAIEAVGRSQTAELAFSLLSPNGTATILGLMPAGSELRIPADALVYGDRHLQGAYMGANRFLSDVDMFTDHYLNNRLDLDSMVTKELPFERINEGFEAMSEASTIRVVLNMTDRQP
- a CDS encoding M20 family metallopeptidase, whose amino-acid sequence is MTDTSTTDTVRFSPLSFLEGATAAIPAFGSDLVDFRREMHADPEVGLYLPRSQARVLEALKGLDLEISLGKAASSVVAVLRGGATQSPVGSRPTVLLRGDMDALPVAEKTGIPFASTNGAMHACGHDLHTAGLIGAARLLSSVRDNLTGDVIFMFQPGEEGHDGARIMLEEGVLNAAGRRPDAAYALHVVSDMPSGVFTTRAGSYMAAFGDLSVKVIGRGGHGSRPFQTLDPIQVAAEMLGALQTYITRRFNVFDPVVLSVGQFHGGSASNVIPDSAEFRASVRSFSPGVEARLAQELPDLIRQLAAAHQLTADATFTPVMPATVNHDSDAELWGRTARTFFGEHRFVPSPSPRTGSDDFSRVLVEVPGAYGHLGAGSPDIDPMEWAPMHSPRAVFDDSILVDQAQFMAGVALGKLQELEVRGRLGGPPERPHLT
- a CDS encoding aldehyde dehydrogenase family protein, with the translated sequence MTAEALARMTDITPHLVEQRSFVDGAWLQLDENGRYLTNPNTGEPRQPMRKTGKAEVERALAAAAALHESGKLEDIKLRDRLELLTKVAASLDAQSEEIALQDSINTGVPIRTTRLIAGALGDRVRGTIAEAEQLGESETLNGGDRSVVILRKPLGPALIVGPWNAPTFTVVGKVAAAMAAGCPVILKPSENAPGGCQLFAESIAAAMTELNYPSAAFQLVHGNSETGSLLTSDPRIEALSFTGGDSAGRTVAKAAASNLAVMQMELGSNNPVIILDDADVSSAAQSIVQGMTRLNGQWCEAPGKVLVDGSIHDRFVEAMKSELNKLRVGNALDETTQVGPLAFERQRDGLKAAVNRLLELGGTLVTGGDLPDLNGWFLAPGMIVGCPAGAATEELFGPLVTVHPVHSVEEALGHANGPATGLDAYVFGGDETRAIDVASRIRAGEVRINGTFMSDLAGNSRQSFWGTSGIGGHGPQYGVRFFTGDRVVGVDRTDLPL